In the genome of Myxococcus stipitatus, one region contains:
- a CDS encoding DUF418 domain-containing protein yields the protein MSEPVSPTPTPLLDARPVDVSERVTLLDALRGFALWGVFVSNSIMWFSGRTLMPRDQAIALDAPLLETVLKTAYDFTINQKFMTLFTFLFGLGFSIQFARAEARGASILRLYSRRLLVLLGIGAFHHYAIWCGDVLETYAMLGFALLLFRNSSNRTVVIWAAILLGVVPLLIPWLMKVVPVWLHGAEAAAAAAKARQALMAEGRTQLLEALSSDSFWTSLVGTARFNIDSYFSINRVTWMCSVLGRFLLGLLAGRYLLLQDLERNRGVHQRLVFWGLFLGVIGGSFMMVIWRLRRMELLDASSSQWMWMLGGIAELGILALAAAYVGLFALLTPRAWWRWVCDQLMPVGRMALTNYLMQSVLSVFIYNGWGLGFIAKLPISRVTVLCIVLFAGQMVFSRWWLSRFRFGPAEWLWRSLTYGRAQPMRLAPKQEESGAAPA from the coding sequence ATGTCCGAGCCTGTTTCGCCCACGCCGACACCTCTTCTCGATGCCCGCCCGGTGGATGTCTCGGAGCGAGTCACCCTGCTCGATGCGCTGCGCGGCTTCGCGCTGTGGGGTGTCTTCGTCTCCAACAGCATCATGTGGTTCAGCGGCCGGACCCTGATGCCGAGAGACCAGGCCATCGCCCTGGATGCGCCGCTCCTGGAGACCGTCCTCAAGACGGCCTACGACTTCACCATCAACCAGAAGTTCATGACGCTCTTCACCTTCCTCTTCGGGCTGGGCTTCAGCATCCAGTTCGCCCGAGCGGAGGCGCGGGGCGCGTCCATCCTCCGGCTCTACTCGCGGCGCCTGCTGGTGTTGTTGGGGATTGGCGCGTTCCACCACTACGCCATCTGGTGCGGCGACGTGCTGGAGACCTACGCGATGCTGGGCTTCGCGCTGTTGTTGTTCCGCAACAGCTCGAACAGGACGGTGGTCATCTGGGCGGCCATCCTGTTGGGGGTCGTGCCGTTGCTGATTCCCTGGCTGATGAAGGTCGTCCCCGTCTGGCTGCATGGCGCGGAAGCGGCGGCCGCGGCGGCCAAGGCGAGGCAGGCCCTGATGGCGGAGGGGCGCACGCAGTTGCTGGAGGCGCTCTCGAGCGACTCGTTCTGGACCTCCCTGGTGGGCACGGCGCGCTTCAACATCGACTCGTATTTCAGCATCAACCGCGTCACCTGGATGTGCTCGGTCCTGGGCCGGTTCCTGCTGGGCTTGCTCGCGGGGCGCTACCTGTTGCTCCAGGACCTGGAGCGAAACCGCGGCGTGCACCAGCGCCTGGTGTTCTGGGGCCTGTTCCTGGGCGTGATTGGCGGCAGCTTCATGATGGTCATCTGGCGGCTCCGGCGGATGGAGCTGCTGGACGCGAGCTCCAGCCAGTGGATGTGGATGCTGGGTGGCATCGCGGAGCTGGGCATCCTGGCGCTCGCGGCGGCCTACGTGGGGCTCTTCGCGTTGCTGACCCCGCGCGCGTGGTGGCGGTGGGTCTGCGACCAGCTGATGCCGGTGGGCCGCATGGCGCTCACCAACTACCTGATGCAGTCGGTGCTGAGCGTGTTCATCTACAACGGTTGGGGCCTGGGCTTCATCGCGAAGCTGCCCATCTCCCGCGTCACCGTGTTGTGCATCGTCCTCTTCGCGGGGCAGATGGTCTTCAGCCGCTGGTGGCTGTCGCGCTTCCGCTTCGGCCCCGCCGAATGGCTCTGGCGCTCGCTCACGTACGGACGGGCGCAGCCCATGCGGCTCGCGCCGAAGCAGGAGGAGTCCGGCGCGGCGCCAGCGTGA